The Fusobacterium simiae genomic sequence TTAATACTTCCTTTAATTCTTATTTTTAATGATAGTTTAAAAGAGATTTTATCTTTTAGTGGAACTTCAAATTTAGTAAATGAAATTCTCTCACTCTTTTTATCTATATTTTTAATGACAAAAATTTCAAAATTAAAAACTGAGCAATTAGGCTTTTCAAAGGATAATATAGCTTTCTCATATTTAAAGGGAACTTTATTTGGAATTTTACAAATATTTTCTGTTTTCTTTATAATATTTGGACTGAAAGCAATTGATGTTTATTATATTGGAGATATTTCTATTTTGATATTAATAAAAGTATTTATATTTTTTGTTTTTCAAGGCTTATTTGAAGAAATTTTATTTAGGGGCTACTTAATGCTATTTTTTTCAAAGGTTATGGGAATAAAATTTACAATAATATTATTATCATTTCTGTTTACTTGTATTCATTTGTTTAATTCTAACTTAAATATAGTTGGTCTGATAAATATATTTTTATCAGGAGTTACATTTAGTTTAATTTACTATTATACTGGTAGTTTATGGGTGGTAGGAGCTATGCACACTCTTTGGAATTTCATTTTAGGTTTTATAGTTGGTTCACAAGTAAGTGGAATAATTACATATAACTCTGTATTTTTCTCAATACCAGTTGAGAATAAGGATTTAATAAGTGGAGGAGTATTTGGATTTGAAGCTAGTATAGTTACAACAATAGTTGAATTAACCATAAGTCTATTTGTAATTTATTTAATTAAAAAAGAGAAAAATAAAATAAATTTCTAGGAGATACTATTATGAAAAAAGAGAAGATTTATAATAAAATAGTCAGAGATAATGTACCTGAAATTATTTTAAATAATAGTCAAAGATAGGGATATTATTCATATTACACAAGATAAATTCAGAAAAATAGATAAATTTAAGGAGATAATTTTAAAAACTATAATATTTTGGAGGAAATTATGAGAAGAAAAAATTTTATTTTAACTGTATTAATGTTTTTATTTGTTAGTATTCTAAGTATGGCTGTAGAAAGTGCTAACTTCATTATGCCAAATACTAATATGAAAACCATTGATACAGATTTTCAAGAAGCATTAAAAGACTATAAGCCAAATCTTGAAAATGTAGATAAAATATTTAATTATATAGAAAAAAATATCAGTGAGAAAGGAAGAGCAGTTTTTTATTCTAAATTAGAAAAAGGAAAAAATGAAGTAATTGTTACTGATGAAAATAATAATATTATTTATATAGAAATTCTTCCTGAAAAATTAATAAAAATAATTCCTCATTTTAAAACAAAAGAAATGTATCAATTAAAGGAAGGGAAAACATTTTCATATATTGATTACAGTACAGAAATGATGGGAAAAAATGTTATTATAAAATCTGAAACTTTACTAAAGAATAAAATGAATAAAAAAGATGCTATTGAAATTTTAAATAAATTAAGAGATTCTAATAGTTTTACAAAAAATAGTATTTCAAATATAGAATATGCAAAATCAGAATGTTATGATGAAGAAGGTAATTTACTTTTTACAATGAAAATTAAAGATAATAAAGTAATTACAGAAGCTCAAAAAACTATAAATGAAAATATTATTAAGATGATTTATATAGTTAATGATGTTAATACTGATTCTGGATTAATGGAAACTTATATAAATGGAAAATTGGCTAGTATTATGAAAATGAAAAATTCTCTTCCAAATGGAGAAGCTAAAATATTTTACCCTAGTGGTAAGTTATTATCTATATTTACTCTTGAAAATGGAAGGACAAATGGAATTTCTAAAGTTTATTATGAAAATGGTAAAATACAAGCAATTTATAATTTTAAAGATAATGTTCAAGATGGAGAAGCTATTGAATATGATGAAAATGGAAATGTTGTAAAAAAAGTTTTATATAAGAATGGAAAAATCATAAAATAGTAA encodes the following:
- a CDS encoding CPBP family intramembrane glutamic endopeptidase, with the translated sequence MTDKFQSYADSIQEKNKFKLLLIPILVVILIMFINQLLILPLILIFNDSLKEILSFSGTSNLVNEILSLFLSIFLMTKISKLKTEQLGFSKDNIAFSYLKGTLFGILQIFSVFFIIFGLKAIDVYYIGDISILILIKVFIFFVFQGLFEEILFRGYLMLFFSKVMGIKFTIILLSFLFTCIHLFNSNLNIVGLINIFLSGVTFSLIYYYTGSLWVVGAMHTLWNFILGFIVGSQVSGIITYNSVFFSIPVENKDLISGGVFGFEASIVTTIVELTISLFVIYLIKKEKNKINF
- a CDS encoding toxin-antitoxin system YwqK family antitoxin, which codes for MRRKNFILTVLMFLFVSILSMAVESANFIMPNTNMKTIDTDFQEALKDYKPNLENVDKIFNYIEKNISEKGRAVFYSKLEKGKNEVIVTDENNNIIYIEILPEKLIKIIPHFKTKEMYQLKEGKTFSYIDYSTEMMGKNVIIKSETLLKNKMNKKDAIEILNKLRDSNSFTKNSISNIEYAKSECYDEEGNLLFTMKIKDNKVITEAQKTINENIIKMIYIVNDVNTDSGLMETYINGKLASIMKMKNSLPNGEAKIFYPSGKLLSIFTLENGRTNGISKVYYENGKIQAIYNFKDNVQDGEAIEYDENGNVVKKVLYKNGKIIK